Proteins encoded together in one Corallococcus soli window:
- a CDS encoding AAA family ATPase — MATRKNEDQERLIDRDLTAMAREGKLPAAYGVDVAVTEVLGLLTRGGKHPLLAGEPGVGKSALVQEVARRIAEGRVDGDLAQARLVEVSVANILARSTQRQAAESFEELLTHLGRHPCPIVYIRDLPVALGGPLAPVAVRALRTGGLRFIFETEPKRVQELLRADEALAERLHLLPLQEPPLEKARWIVGRVAEELERELRLPIDPAACDLALRLSAKFLLAQHMPRKAIELLKETAAEAAGVARDHVGPEDVLTRFCAATRLPRFVVDDAMPLDLEETERFFGERLLGQTDAVGAVLRSVALLKAGLNDPRRPLGVFLFAGPTGVGKTQLAKLLAEYLFGSSDRLVRLNMADYPNDGDESVPFGASWAPALETRRGELSALLDGKVFTVLLLDEFEKAARSVHDRFLQLFDEGTFVNGAGEAVSCNNTLIVATSNVGSEVYREAGLGFAAHKRADEQVSEVDRRIAEAFRPEFLNRFDAICHFRPLSRVDIRKIAQREVGRVLEREGIRARALDVEVTPEVVDRLVERGYSPQFGARYLQREIEKTLTAALAVEIARRPLPPGTPVRVEARPGGRVVAVAEPVPPPREVTAQLLLPSAKAAAVKRRLDRKSLLIEMDRLVGRARALATSAGRPELEERRAALLAETQAPNLWDDPLRAADVIRAFRTVEAQIGELERLEAACLFGRRLVREAKNEVQLASAARQVEDVAREVQMAEALRASGATPLDNEALVDICASDASEQQDAWVQELATMYLGWAQRRGYEATAVAEAETPARVVVRIAGPGAYGFLAGETGLHRRLEEEKRQRAYVRVHRGGPMEEVERALLVLEGRPVKSREGEYLQRVRNEVTAKDEATGRMLTLIGAGEMEELKGIAARVVAGQGASTDEARRYFLGRGARVEDPRTGAGTPRVKDVMRGELDVFIAAWISRPPPESTPPLA; from the coding sequence ATGGCGACGAGGAAGAACGAAGACCAGGAGCGGCTCATCGACCGCGACCTCACCGCGATGGCGCGCGAGGGGAAGCTGCCGGCCGCGTACGGCGTGGACGTCGCCGTGACGGAGGTGCTCGGCCTCCTGACGCGAGGAGGCAAGCACCCACTGCTGGCGGGCGAGCCCGGCGTGGGCAAGAGCGCGCTCGTGCAGGAGGTGGCCCGCCGCATCGCGGAGGGCCGCGTGGACGGGGACCTGGCGCAGGCGCGGCTGGTGGAGGTGTCCGTCGCCAACATCCTGGCGCGCAGCACCCAGCGCCAGGCCGCGGAGAGCTTCGAGGAGCTGCTCACCCACCTGGGCCGGCACCCCTGCCCCATCGTCTACATCCGCGACCTGCCGGTGGCCCTGGGCGGCCCCCTGGCCCCGGTGGCCGTGCGCGCGCTGCGCACGGGTGGGCTGCGCTTCATCTTCGAGACCGAGCCCAAGCGCGTGCAGGAGCTGCTGCGCGCCGACGAGGCCCTGGCCGAACGGCTCCACCTGCTGCCGCTCCAGGAGCCTCCGCTGGAGAAGGCCCGGTGGATCGTCGGCCGCGTGGCGGAGGAGCTGGAGCGCGAGCTGCGGCTGCCCATCGACCCGGCCGCGTGCGACCTGGCCCTGCGCCTGTCCGCGAAGTTCCTGCTGGCGCAGCACATGCCGCGCAAGGCCATCGAGTTGCTGAAGGAGACGGCGGCGGAGGCCGCGGGCGTGGCGCGCGACCACGTGGGGCCGGAGGACGTGCTCACCCGCTTCTGCGCCGCCACGCGCCTGCCCCGCTTCGTCGTGGACGACGCGATGCCGCTGGACCTGGAGGAGACGGAGCGCTTCTTCGGGGAGCGGCTGCTCGGCCAGACGGACGCGGTGGGCGCGGTGCTGCGGTCGGTGGCGCTGCTCAAGGCGGGCCTCAACGACCCGCGCCGCCCGCTGGGCGTGTTCCTCTTCGCCGGGCCCACGGGCGTGGGCAAGACGCAGCTGGCGAAGCTGCTGGCCGAATACCTCTTCGGCTCCTCCGACAGGCTGGTGCGCCTGAACATGGCGGACTACCCCAACGACGGCGACGAGAGCGTGCCCTTCGGCGCGTCGTGGGCGCCCGCGCTGGAGACGCGGCGGGGAGAGCTGTCCGCGCTGCTCGACGGCAAGGTGTTCACCGTGCTGCTGCTGGACGAGTTCGAGAAGGCGGCGCGCAGCGTGCACGACCGCTTCCTCCAGCTCTTCGACGAGGGCACCTTCGTCAACGGCGCGGGCGAAGCGGTGTCGTGCAACAACACGCTCATCGTGGCCACGTCCAACGTGGGCTCGGAGGTGTACCGCGAGGCGGGCCTGGGCTTCGCCGCGCACAAGCGCGCGGACGAGCAGGTGTCGGAGGTGGACCGCCGCATCGCGGAGGCCTTCCGTCCGGAGTTCCTCAACCGCTTCGACGCCATCTGCCACTTCCGGCCGCTGTCGCGCGTGGACATCCGCAAGATCGCCCAGCGCGAGGTGGGCCGCGTGCTGGAGCGCGAGGGCATCCGCGCCCGCGCCCTGGACGTCGAAGTGACACCGGAGGTGGTGGACCGGCTGGTGGAGCGCGGCTACTCACCGCAGTTCGGCGCGCGCTACCTCCAGCGCGAAATCGAGAAGACGCTCACCGCGGCGCTGGCGGTGGAGATTGCCCGCAGGCCCCTGCCGCCGGGGACGCCCGTGCGCGTGGAGGCCCGTCCCGGAGGCCGCGTGGTGGCGGTGGCCGAGCCCGTCCCGCCGCCACGGGAGGTGACGGCGCAGCTGCTGCTGCCCTCCGCCAAGGCCGCGGCGGTGAAGCGCCGGCTGGACCGCAAGTCGCTGCTCATTGAAATGGACCGGCTGGTGGGCCGCGCCCGCGCGCTGGCCACGTCCGCCGGACGGCCGGAGCTGGAGGAGCGCCGCGCCGCGCTGCTCGCGGAGACGCAGGCGCCGAACCTGTGGGACGACCCGCTGCGCGCGGCGGACGTCATCCGCGCCTTCCGCACGGTGGAGGCGCAGATTGGCGAGCTGGAGCGCCTGGAGGCCGCGTGCCTCTTCGGGCGGCGGCTGGTGCGCGAGGCGAAGAACGAGGTGCAGCTGGCCTCTGCGGCCCGGCAGGTGGAGGACGTGGCGCGCGAGGTCCAGATGGCGGAGGCGCTGCGGGCCTCGGGGGCCACGCCGCTGGACAACGAAGCGCTGGTGGACATCTGCGCCAGCGACGCTTCCGAGCAGCAGGACGCATGGGTGCAGGAGCTGGCCACCATGTACCTGGGCTGGGCGCAGCGGCGGGGTTACGAAGCCACCGCCGTGGCGGAGGCGGAGACGCCCGCGCGCGTGGTGGTGCGCATCGCCGGGCCGGGCGCGTACGGCTTCCTCGCGGGCGAGACGGGGCTGCACCGCCGCCTGGAGGAGGAGAAGCGCCAGCGCGCGTACGTGCGCGTGCACCGGGGCGGGCCCATGGAAGAAGTGGAGCGGGCGTTGCTGGTGCTGGAGGGCCGTCCAGTGAAGAGCCGCGAAGGCGAATACCTCCAGCGCGTGCGCAACGAGGTCACCGCGAAGGATGAGGCGACAGGGCGGATGCTGACGCTCATCGGGGCCGGGGAGATGGAGGAGCTCAAGGGCATCGCCGCGCGCGTCGTCGCGGGACAGGGCGCCAGCACCGATGAGGCCCGCCGCTACTTCCTGGGCCGGGGCGCCCGCGTGGAGGATCCGCGCACCGGCGCCGGCACCCCTCGCGTGAAGGACGTGATGCGCGGCGAGTTGGACGTCTTCATCGCCGCGTGGATTTCACGGCCTCCGCCGGAGTCGACTCCGCCGCTCGCGTGA
- a CDS encoding HNH endonuclease — protein METLVLSQSYEPVARIPWQRAIHLLFQGKVEVVEEYEDRVVRSVTVELRMPSVIRFVRALWRGPRGIRFSRENVYQRDHCRCQYCGRKVTRPEATYDHVVPRAQGGRTSWENIVIACVPCNQRKGNRTPAQARLTLLAVPVKPKKMPNAVHLSFLVEQGVPLSWRKFLRDVAYWHTELET, from the coding sequence ATGGAAACGCTGGTGTTGAGCCAGTCCTATGAGCCCGTCGCACGCATCCCCTGGCAACGCGCCATCCACCTGCTCTTCCAGGGCAAGGTGGAGGTGGTGGAGGAGTACGAGGACCGCGTGGTGCGCTCGGTGACGGTGGAGCTGCGCATGCCGTCCGTCATCCGCTTCGTGCGCGCCCTGTGGAGGGGCCCGCGCGGCATCCGCTTCAGCCGTGAGAACGTCTACCAGCGCGACCACTGCCGCTGCCAGTACTGCGGCCGCAAGGTGACGCGCCCGGAGGCCACGTACGACCACGTGGTGCCGCGCGCGCAAGGCGGCCGCACGAGCTGGGAGAACATCGTCATCGCGTGCGTGCCCTGCAACCAGCGCAAGGGCAACCGGACCCCGGCCCAGGCACGCCTGACGCTGCTCGCCGTGCCCGTGAAGCCGAAGAAGATGCCCAACGCCGTGCACCTGTCGTTCCTCGTGGAGCAGGGCGTGCCCCTGTCCTGGCGCAAGTTCCTGAGGGACGTCGCCTACTGGCACACGGAGCTGGAAACCTGA
- a CDS encoding S9 family peptidase — MTAWKPLHRILAVTLFLPLLAVAAPPAPAAKPAPAAARKPVQRPSRQYTMEQFMGTTEVTDPVFASDEKRVLFSSNATGIYNVASVPVTGGKPTALTHSKTDSVRLVGAFPRDHRFLFERDQGGNEQTHVFVRTPDGKEQDLTPLKKGVAHFIGFSQDESAFYVVTNERDEGAMDVYRHDAKTYARTLLFQNDKGFAVAGVAPDESWVVMNESLTTSDGNVWRYDVATKTLKNLTPHQGSASYRVADIDPVSGELYLLTDDGSEFTRLVRQSKETGKLEEVEKADWDIFATTFSRTGAWRVTALNVDGGTEVRLHDVKAGTQVALPQLPEGVVSDLVFARGEKRLAFLHEGDRSSPNLYVYDLTTKKATRLTNTMGKALDSEDLVESQVVRFKSFDGLEIPNLLFKPHQATAEKKAPALVWVHGGPGGQTRKGYVNFIQYLVNRGYVVLGINNRGSTGYGKAFHKADDQKHGKEPLLDVVEARKYLASLPYVDGSRVGIIGGSYGGYMVLAALTFHPDSFEAGVDAFGISNWLRTLKGMPPEWGAFRQAMFQEVGDPEKQEAMLKEISPLFHAQRIKKPLLVIQGANDPRVPQAESDEIVAAVKKNGVPVEYLLLPDEGHGFKKKKNEVLVNERALEFFDRYLKPATAATPTP; from the coding sequence TTGACCGCCTGGAAACCGCTGCACCGCATCCTCGCCGTGACGCTGTTCCTCCCCCTGCTGGCGGTGGCCGCTCCGCCCGCCCCGGCGGCGAAGCCGGCCCCGGCCGCCGCGCGCAAGCCCGTGCAGCGACCGTCGCGCCAGTACACGATGGAGCAGTTCATGGGGACGACGGAGGTGACGGACCCGGTGTTCGCCTCCGATGAGAAGCGGGTCCTCTTCTCCTCGAACGCCACCGGCATCTACAACGTCGCCAGCGTCCCGGTGACGGGGGGCAAGCCCACCGCGCTGACGCACTCCAAGACGGACAGCGTCCGGCTGGTGGGCGCGTTCCCGCGCGACCACCGCTTCCTCTTCGAGCGTGACCAGGGCGGCAACGAACAGACGCACGTGTTCGTGCGCACGCCGGACGGCAAGGAGCAGGACCTCACGCCCCTGAAGAAGGGGGTCGCGCACTTCATCGGATTCAGCCAGGACGAGTCCGCCTTCTACGTCGTCACCAACGAGCGCGACGAGGGCGCCATGGACGTGTACCGCCATGACGCGAAGACCTACGCGCGCACGCTGCTGTTCCAGAACGACAAGGGCTTCGCCGTAGCCGGCGTCGCACCCGACGAGTCGTGGGTGGTGATGAACGAGTCCCTCACCACGTCCGACGGCAACGTGTGGCGCTACGACGTCGCGACGAAGACGCTGAAGAACCTCACGCCGCACCAGGGGTCCGCCAGCTACAGGGTGGCGGACATCGACCCGGTGTCCGGGGAGCTGTACCTGCTCACCGACGACGGCTCGGAGTTCACCCGGCTGGTGCGCCAGTCGAAGGAGACCGGGAAGCTGGAGGAGGTGGAGAAGGCGGACTGGGACATCTTCGCCACCACCTTCTCCCGCACGGGAGCCTGGCGCGTCACGGCGCTCAACGTGGACGGCGGCACCGAGGTGCGCCTGCACGACGTGAAGGCGGGCACCCAGGTCGCCCTGCCCCAGCTGCCCGAAGGCGTGGTGTCCGACCTCGTCTTCGCGCGCGGAGAGAAGCGGCTGGCCTTCCTGCACGAGGGTGACCGCTCCTCGCCCAACCTGTACGTCTACGACCTGACCACGAAGAAGGCCACGCGCCTGACGAACACCATGGGCAAGGCGCTGGATTCGGAGGACCTGGTGGAGTCGCAGGTGGTGCGCTTCAAGTCCTTCGACGGGCTGGAGATCCCCAACCTGCTCTTCAAGCCGCACCAGGCGACGGCCGAGAAGAAGGCGCCCGCGCTCGTCTGGGTGCACGGTGGGCCCGGGGGCCAGACACGCAAGGGCTACGTCAACTTCATCCAGTACCTGGTGAACCGGGGCTACGTGGTGCTGGGCATCAACAACCGGGGCAGCACGGGCTACGGCAAGGCGTTCCACAAGGCGGACGACCAGAAGCACGGCAAGGAGCCGCTGCTCGACGTCGTGGAGGCCCGGAAGTACCTGGCCAGCCTGCCGTACGTGGACGGCTCGCGCGTGGGCATCATCGGCGGCAGCTACGGGGGCTACATGGTGCTGGCCGCGCTCACCTTCCACCCGGACTCCTTCGAGGCGGGCGTGGATGCCTTCGGCATCTCCAATTGGCTGCGCACGCTGAAGGGCATGCCGCCCGAGTGGGGCGCCTTCCGTCAGGCCATGTTCCAGGAGGTGGGCGATCCGGAGAAGCAGGAGGCGATGCTCAAGGAGATCTCCCCCCTCTTCCACGCCCAGCGCATCAAGAAGCCGCTGCTCGTCATCCAGGGCGCGAATGATCCGCGCGTCCCCCAGGCGGAGTCGGATGAGATCGTCGCCGCCGTGAAGAAGAACGGCGTCCCCGTCGAATACCTCCTGCTCCCCGACGAGGGCCACGGCTTCAAGAAGAAGAAGAACGAGGTGCTGGTGAACGAGCGCGCCCTGGAGTTCTTCGACCGCTACCTCAAGCCCGCGACAGCGGCCACGCCCACGCCCTGA
- a CDS encoding GFA family protein, with protein sequence MTQTQNDSQQNPAKAGVRTYTGGCHCGAVRYEATVNLADVSRCNCTFCTKYGDGGSTSMKPEAFRLLKGQEDVTQYARKGSPNSRSFCKHCGVMCFGAGDVPELGGAFRSIHIGTLDDVDPSLLTYQYWDGRHDNWMAGSRSSPWPFQATVS encoded by the coding sequence ATGACCCAGACCCAGAACGACTCCCAGCAGAACCCTGCCAAGGCCGGCGTGCGGACCTACACGGGGGGCTGCCACTGTGGCGCCGTGCGTTACGAGGCCACCGTGAACCTGGCCGACGTGAGCCGCTGCAACTGCACGTTCTGCACGAAGTACGGCGACGGCGGCAGCACCAGCATGAAGCCTGAGGCCTTCCGGCTCCTCAAGGGCCAGGAGGATGTGACCCAGTACGCGCGCAAGGGGAGCCCGAACTCCCGCAGCTTCTGCAAGCACTGCGGCGTCATGTGCTTCGGCGCGGGCGACGTCCCGGAGCTCGGTGGGGCGTTCCGCTCCATCCACATCGGCACGCTGGATGACGTGGACCCGTCGCTGCTCACCTACCAGTACTGGGACGGCCGGCACGACAACTGGATGGCCGGGTCGCGCTCCAGCCCGTGGCCCTTCCAGGCCACGGTGTCCTGA
- a CDS encoding FAD-binding dehydrogenase, whose protein sequence is MGQEVDVIVVGGGLAGLVAATELADAGKRVAVVDQEGEQNLGGQAFWSFGGLFLVDSPEQRRMGIKDSHTLALEDWMGTAGFDREEDHWPRKWAEAFVGFAAGEMRSWLHQQGMTWFPVVGWAERGGYGGVGHGNSVPRFHVTWGTGPGVLAPFIRRAQAARDAGKLTFLFRHRVDELLVTAGAVVGVRGMKLEATDVPRGVSSSRKTEGDFELRAQAVIVTSGGIGGNHELVRKSWPQRMGPAPKFMVQGVPDHVDGRMIAITEAAGARLINRDRMWHYTEGLRNWNPIWPRHGIRILPGPSSLWLDATGKRLPPPLFPGFDTLGTLEYILKTGHEHTWFLLNQQIIKKEFALSGSEQNPDLTGKDWLGVLNRAVGKKAMGPVEAFKEKGEDFVIAGNLRELVAGMNAKTEKPLLDFATVEREVLARDGQLANPFGKDLQIAAIRQARNYRGDQLVRTAKLHPILDPKSGPLIGVKLNILTRKTLGGFETDLAGRVFNAQGETIPGLYAAGEVAGFGGGGVHGYRALEGTFLGGCIFSGRAAGRDAASRV, encoded by the coding sequence ATGGGACAGGAAGTGGACGTCATCGTCGTGGGCGGAGGGCTGGCGGGCCTCGTCGCCGCGACCGAACTGGCGGATGCCGGCAAGCGCGTCGCCGTCGTGGACCAGGAGGGTGAGCAGAACCTGGGCGGGCAGGCGTTCTGGTCCTTTGGCGGCCTGTTCCTGGTGGACTCGCCCGAGCAGCGGCGCATGGGCATCAAGGACTCGCACACGCTCGCGCTGGAGGACTGGATGGGCACCGCGGGCTTCGACCGCGAGGAGGACCACTGGCCGCGCAAGTGGGCGGAGGCCTTCGTCGGCTTCGCCGCGGGCGAGATGCGCTCCTGGCTGCACCAGCAGGGCATGACCTGGTTCCCCGTCGTGGGCTGGGCCGAGCGCGGCGGCTACGGCGGCGTGGGCCACGGCAACTCCGTGCCCCGCTTCCACGTCACCTGGGGCACGGGCCCCGGGGTGCTCGCGCCCTTCATCCGCCGGGCGCAGGCGGCGCGGGACGCGGGCAAGCTCACGTTCCTGTTCCGCCACCGCGTGGACGAGCTGCTCGTCACCGCGGGCGCCGTCGTCGGTGTTCGCGGCATGAAGCTGGAGGCCACCGACGTCCCCCGCGGCGTCAGCAGCTCCCGCAAGACGGAAGGCGACTTCGAGCTGCGCGCGCAGGCGGTCATCGTCACGTCCGGCGGCATCGGCGGCAACCACGAGCTGGTCCGCAAGAGCTGGCCGCAGCGGATGGGCCCCGCGCCGAAGTTCATGGTGCAGGGCGTCCCCGACCACGTGGACGGACGGATGATCGCCATCACGGAGGCAGCGGGCGCGCGCCTCATCAACCGCGACCGCATGTGGCACTACACCGAGGGCCTGCGGAACTGGAACCCCATCTGGCCCCGCCACGGCATCCGCATCCTGCCCGGCCCCAGCTCGCTGTGGCTGGACGCCACCGGCAAGCGCCTGCCGCCGCCGCTGTTCCCCGGCTTCGACACGCTGGGCACGCTGGAATACATCTTGAAGACGGGCCATGAGCACACCTGGTTCCTGCTGAATCAGCAGATCATCAAGAAGGAGTTCGCGCTGTCCGGGTCGGAGCAGAACCCGGACCTCACGGGCAAGGACTGGCTGGGCGTGCTCAACCGCGCCGTGGGCAAGAAGGCCATGGGCCCGGTGGAGGCCTTCAAGGAGAAGGGCGAGGACTTCGTCATCGCCGGGAACCTGCGCGAGCTGGTCGCGGGCATGAACGCGAAGACGGAGAAGCCGCTGCTGGACTTCGCCACCGTGGAGCGCGAGGTGCTGGCCCGCGACGGCCAGCTGGCCAACCCCTTCGGCAAGGACCTGCAGATCGCCGCCATCCGCCAGGCGCGCAACTACCGGGGCGACCAGCTGGTGCGCACCGCGAAGCTGCACCCCATCCTCGACCCCAAGTCCGGGCCGCTCATCGGCGTGAAGCTGAACATCCTCACGCGCAAGACGCTGGGAGGCTTCGAGACCGACCTCGCGGGCCGCGTCTTCAACGCCCAGGGGGAGACGATTCCCGGGCTCTACGCGGCGGGCGAGGTGGCCGGCTTCGGAGGCGGTGGCGTCCACGGCTACCGCGCGCTGGAGGGGACGTTCCTCGGCGGCTGCATCTTCTCCGGCCGCGCCGCGGGCCGCGACGCCGCCAGCCGCGTGTAG
- a CDS encoding class I SAM-dependent methyltransferase translates to MDSNATRKGDTGPLGHDAAAYAQREEGLSPETLRDAAWSVAGRRASGVVLDVGSGRGGWIRRLQGNPAIERILSTDIHDAGASRLPGVEFHARDVSRDALPWADASVDWVFAIEVLEHLANPRHFVKGAFRVLRPGGHLFITTPNNDSLTARLSFLVRGYFPAFCDQDYRDSGHITPITELDARRMAAEAGFQSIDFDYPLPGRIPRSSIHWQRLLPGLRGRWWSDGLFALLTRPA, encoded by the coding sequence ATGGACTCGAATGCGACGCGCAAGGGCGACACGGGGCCCCTGGGCCACGACGCCGCCGCCTACGCCCAACGCGAGGAGGGCCTGTCCCCGGAGACGCTCCGGGACGCGGCCTGGAGCGTGGCGGGGCGGCGGGCCTCGGGTGTGGTGCTCGACGTGGGGTCGGGGCGCGGGGGGTGGATCCGCCGGCTGCAGGGCAACCCCGCCATCGAGCGCATCCTCAGCACGGACATCCACGACGCGGGCGCGAGCCGCCTGCCCGGCGTGGAGTTCCACGCGCGCGACGTGTCGCGGGACGCGCTGCCCTGGGCGGACGCGTCGGTGGACTGGGTGTTCGCCATCGAGGTGCTGGAGCACCTGGCCAATCCGCGCCACTTCGTGAAGGGAGCCTTCCGGGTGCTGCGCCCGGGAGGACACCTCTTCATCACCACGCCCAACAACGACAGCCTGACCGCACGCCTGTCCTTCCTGGTCCGGGGGTACTTCCCCGCGTTCTGCGACCAGGACTACCGCGACTCCGGGCACATCACCCCCATCACCGAACTGGACGCCCGGCGCATGGCCGCCGAAGCGGGCTTCCAGTCCATCGACTTCGACTACCCCCTGCCCGGGCGCATCCCCCGCAGCAGCATCCACTGGCAACGGCTCCTGCCCGGACTGCGCGGCAGGTGGTGGAGCGATGGGTTGTTCGCGCTGCTGACCCGGCCCGCCTGA
- a CDS encoding DNA-3-methyladenine glycosylase I: MPHRCAWAEGDPLYQAYHDEEWGVPERDSRALWELLMLEGFQAGLAWITILRKREAFRRAFKGFEPKVVARFTDKDVTRLMGDAGIVRARAKIEATIGNARAYLDMADAGEDFSTFVWTLAGGKPLRNTWTGRGDVPAKTALSEAFSKAFKQRGFKFVGPVIVYAWMQATGIVDDHVVDCFRHGLRHR; the protein is encoded by the coding sequence ATGCCACACCGTTGCGCCTGGGCTGAGGGTGACCCGCTGTATCAGGCCTACCATGACGAGGAATGGGGCGTGCCGGAGCGCGACAGCCGCGCGCTCTGGGAGTTGCTGATGCTGGAGGGGTTCCAGGCCGGGCTCGCGTGGATCACCATCCTGCGCAAGCGCGAGGCCTTCCGCAGGGCCTTCAAGGGCTTCGAGCCGAAGGTCGTGGCGCGGTTCACCGACAAGGACGTCACGCGGCTGATGGGCGACGCCGGCATCGTGCGGGCCCGCGCGAAGATTGAGGCGACCATCGGCAACGCCCGCGCGTACCTGGACATGGCGGACGCCGGCGAGGACTTCTCCACGTTCGTCTGGACCCTGGCGGGCGGCAAGCCCCTGCGCAACACCTGGACGGGGAGGGGCGACGTGCCGGCGAAGACCGCGCTGTCGGAAGCGTTCTCCAAGGCCTTCAAGCAGCGCGGCTTCAAGTTCGTGGGGCCGGTCATCGTCTACGCCTGGATGCAGGCGACGGGCATCGTTGACGATCATGTCGTGGACTGCTTCCGTCATGGCCTCCGACACCGCTGA
- a CDS encoding VOC family protein, protein MRITMTSVMVDDQAKALKFYTEVLGFVLKVDVPVGDTYRWLTVVSPDAQTGTELLLEPMGFAPARVYQKALYDAGIPLTAFGVDDCQAEYERLLKLGVVFRSKPTPMGPVTIAVFEDTCGNLIQMVQV, encoded by the coding sequence ATGCGCATCACCATGACCAGTGTGATGGTCGACGACCAGGCGAAGGCCCTGAAGTTCTACACGGAGGTCCTGGGCTTCGTGCTGAAGGTGGACGTCCCCGTGGGGGACACGTACCGCTGGCTGACCGTCGTCTCGCCCGACGCGCAGACAGGCACGGAGCTGTTGCTGGAGCCCATGGGCTTCGCTCCCGCCCGCGTCTACCAGAAGGCGCTGTACGACGCGGGCATCCCCCTGACGGCGTTCGGCGTGGATGACTGCCAGGCCGAATATGAGCGCCTGCTGAAGCTGGGCGTGGTGTTCCGCAGCAAGCCCACGCCCATGGGGCCCGTCACCATCGCCGTGTTCGAGGACACCTGCGGCAACCTCATCCAGATGGTCCAGGTCTGA
- a CDS encoding eCIS core domain-containing protein translates to MRIQPKLPPPEPRKALAPAGTASSRPAGNAATTTTASGATARRAGFSEQSAFVGKAPDPTSAFKRQFGALASDKQQFHDTLRTVYGEGYDAARAEQFRQQAQQGDFGWLPQVKTVSAETLQGAHGAYDAESGTVLLNESLDPSTAASTFVEEAGHHLDTKLNTQDTVGDEGELFRRVLSGEKLSTQQVADIRAENDKGLIHVDGKATSVEFRNPFGFLKKGAKAVGGAIADGVKAVGGAIADGAKAVGGAIVDGAKAVGSAAEVVGGALKKVGVRALDGARSLATGLISTTKNSVRNIGEGLGTFFGGIGKLVQGKFGDGLKQMGLGLVKTFVQTPTDALLMGGGRALSAIQTLIGVEPPGRKLSAGEIHTLREVYGDSIDYSAMRIKEGNAGLFSLSDRAFTHGDTIYIPPENMPMTDELLVHESAHVWQHQNGGTDYMSEALWAQEFGHAYDFERALDEGKSWSEMDPEQQGEFLSQAHRADYFKNPGAGFHVNGKDYTAQLEAALAQVRAGEGAP, encoded by the coding sequence ATGCGGATTCAACCGAAGCTACCGCCACCGGAGCCTCGCAAGGCGCTCGCGCCTGCGGGGACGGCTTCCAGCCGGCCGGCGGGCAATGCCGCCACCACGACGACGGCGTCCGGCGCCACCGCGCGCCGGGCGGGGTTCTCCGAACAGAGCGCGTTCGTTGGCAAGGCGCCGGATCCGACGTCGGCGTTCAAGCGTCAGTTCGGGGCGCTGGCGTCGGACAAGCAGCAGTTCCACGACACGCTGCGCACCGTGTACGGCGAGGGCTACGACGCCGCCCGGGCCGAACAGTTCCGGCAGCAGGCCCAGCAGGGCGACTTCGGCTGGCTGCCCCAGGTGAAGACCGTGTCCGCGGAGACGCTCCAGGGGGCCCACGGCGCCTATGACGCCGAATCCGGGACGGTGCTGCTCAACGAGTCCCTGGATCCGTCCACGGCGGCCTCCACCTTCGTGGAGGAGGCGGGCCACCACCTGGACACGAAGCTCAACACCCAGGACACGGTGGGCGACGAGGGCGAGCTGTTCCGCCGCGTCCTGTCCGGCGAGAAGTTGTCCACCCAGCAGGTGGCGGACATCCGCGCGGAGAACGACAAGGGCCTCATCCACGTCGACGGCAAGGCCACCTCGGTCGAGTTCCGGAACCCGTTCGGGTTCCTCAAGAAGGGCGCGAAGGCCGTGGGCGGGGCCATCGCAGACGGGGTGAAGGCCGTGGGCGGAGCCATCGCCGACGGCGCGAAGGCCGTGGGCGGGGCCATTGTTGACGGCGCGAAGGCCGTGGGCAGCGCGGCGGAGGTGGTGGGCGGCGCGTTGAAGAAGGTGGGCGTGCGCGCGCTCGACGGCGCTCGCAGCCTCGCGACGGGCCTCATCAGCACCACGAAGAACTCGGTGCGCAACATCGGGGAAGGCCTTGGCACCTTCTTCGGAGGCATTGGAAAGCTCGTTCAAGGCAAGTTCGGCGACGGCCTCAAGCAGATGGGGCTGGGGTTGGTGAAGACCTTCGTGCAGACGCCCACCGACGCCCTGTTGATGGGGGGAGGCCGGGCGCTCAGCGCCATCCAGACCCTGATTGGCGTGGAGCCGCCGGGGCGCAAGCTCAGCGCGGGTGAGATCCACACCCTGCGCGAGGTGTACGGGGACTCCATCGACTATTCCGCCATGCGCATCAAGGAGGGCAACGCGGGGCTGTTCAGCCTCTCCGACCGCGCCTTCACCCACGGGGACACCATCTACATCCCGCCCGAAAACATGCCGATGACGGACGAGCTGCTCGTCCACGAGTCGGCGCACGTCTGGCAGCACCAGAACGGCGGCACGGACTACATGAGCGAAGCGCTGTGGGCCCAGGAGTTCGGGCACGCGTACGACTTCGAGAGGGCCCTGGACGAGGGCAAGTCGTGGAGCGAGATGGACCCGGAGCAGCAGGGCGAGTTCCTGTCGCAGGCCCACCGCGCGGATTACTTCAAGAATCCCGGCGCCGGCTTCCACGTCAACGGCAAGGACTACACGGCCCAGCTTGAGGCCGCGCTCGCGCAGGTGCGTGCTGGCGAGGGAGCCCCCTAG